The following are from one region of the Segatella oris genome:
- a CDS encoding DUF2027 domain-containing protein — MKKGDTVRFLSETGGGKIVGFQSNNIVLVEDEDGFQIPFPINDVVVVSSDDYTSSKLVQAKFDSVGQKQNKVVSQQNNRSIKSMMHEGQDEIIDVFDDKIDNDVVDDNKEISFKKPVEERKGGNSLTAYLAFVPLDIKDVASTRFETYFVNDSNYYMQFCYMTAEGNSWNLKFQGEVEPNTKLYIEEFSREELNDMAHIAVQLIAYKREKHFVLKPGIDVQFRLDPVKFYKLHTFQDNDFFETPALLYGIVVNDIPVKPLVVDAKALKREMYADNATLQQETEQDSVESYVRRYENGQKKGNPFLIKHRDNGDIVVIDLHADALLDTTAGMSSTDILNYQLKKFREILAEYDGKKGQKLIFIHGKGEGVLRSAIVNDLKYKYKKYTYQDASFQEYGYGATQVTIR, encoded by the coding sequence ATGAAAAAGGGAGATACAGTAAGATTTCTAAGCGAGACTGGTGGAGGTAAGATCGTCGGTTTCCAAAGTAATAATATTGTACTTGTTGAAGATGAAGATGGTTTTCAGATTCCATTTCCTATCAACGATGTCGTTGTTGTAAGTAGTGATGACTACACATCTTCTAAACTTGTACAGGCTAAGTTCGACTCTGTAGGACAGAAACAAAATAAAGTCGTTAGCCAGCAGAATAATCGTAGCATAAAGTCGATGATGCATGAAGGACAAGATGAGATTATAGACGTCTTTGATGACAAGATAGACAATGATGTTGTTGATGACAATAAAGAAATCTCTTTCAAAAAGCCTGTTGAGGAACGTAAAGGAGGAAATTCTTTGACGGCTTATCTTGCATTTGTACCTCTTGATATAAAGGATGTTGCATCTACTCGTTTCGAAACTTATTTTGTCAATGATAGCAACTACTATATGCAGTTCTGCTATATGACGGCAGAAGGGAATAGCTGGAATTTGAAATTTCAGGGCGAGGTAGAGCCCAATACTAAGCTATATATAGAAGAATTTAGCCGTGAGGAGCTTAATGATATGGCTCATATTGCTGTGCAGCTGATAGCTTATAAGCGTGAAAAACACTTTGTTCTTAAGCCCGGTATTGATGTGCAGTTCCGTCTTGATCCTGTAAAGTTTTACAAATTACACACCTTCCAAGATAATGACTTTTTTGAGACGCCGGCGTTGTTGTATGGTATCGTTGTCAATGATATTCCTGTGAAACCACTTGTTGTTGATGCTAAGGCATTGAAACGCGAGATGTATGCTGATAATGCTACTTTGCAGCAAGAAACGGAGCAAGATAGTGTAGAAAGTTATGTTCGTCGCTATGAGAATGGTCAGAAGAAAGGCAATCCTTTTCTGATTAAACATCGCGATAATGGTGATATTGTTGTCATTGATCTGCACGCGGATGCATTACTTGATACTACGGCAGGTATGAGCTCAACCGATATTCTCAATTATCAATTAAAGAAATTTCGTGAAATACTCGCTGAATATGATGGCAAGAAAGGTCAGAAACTCATTTTCATCCATGGCAAAGGAGAAGGAGTTCTTCGCAGTGCTATTGTAAATGATTTGAAGTATAAATACAAAAAATACACCTATCAAGATGCCTCTTTCCAAGAATATGGTTATGGGGCAACTCAGGTTACAATCAGATAG
- a CDS encoding zinc ribbon domain-containing protein, which yields MAIIKCPECGNPVSDKAPFCPKCGVEIAGKIKPAATPPPPIPPTEKTDNPQSSNEENKKNGTKNVLIICLVIALIAGGLIFYFYRDAQVSKEQSEYEYAMKSADPAVLQAYLDTFTDAPKAHVDSIQAHLFMLQQGDKDWTNALVSNSKSLLEAYIANHPDSPHKAEAEHKIDSIDWATVSTTNTLDAYNTYLQEHPNGEHVDEAKDGIKSLNAKTIQPEEKQMLSSLFRHFFQSINSRDEIALTNTCETLMTSFLGKTDATKNDVATFLDKIWKDDMTNMNWHINNDYAIDKKEVGEGEYEYTVKFSAVQTKEFEDTSKNGKSLFRINAKVSPDDKISSFNMVKIVE from the coding sequence ATGGCTATAATAAAATGCCCGGAATGTGGAAACCCTGTCAGTGACAAGGCTCCATTTTGTCCTAAATGTGGTGTGGAAATTGCTGGGAAAATAAAACCTGCAGCAACGCCACCTCCCCCTATCCCACCCACAGAGAAGACCGACAACCCGCAATCTTCCAACGAAGAAAACAAGAAAAATGGCACGAAAAACGTACTTATTATCTGTCTTGTGATTGCTTTGATTGCCGGTGGACTAATCTTCTATTTCTATCGTGATGCACAGGTCAGTAAAGAACAAAGTGAATATGAATACGCCATGAAATCGGCCGATCCAGCCGTGTTGCAGGCCTATCTTGACACTTTCACCGATGCACCTAAAGCTCATGTCGACAGCATACAGGCCCACCTGTTTATGCTACAGCAGGGCGATAAAGACTGGACCAACGCCTTGGTGAGCAATTCAAAATCGCTTCTTGAAGCTTATATTGCCAACCATCCTGACTCTCCTCACAAGGCTGAAGCCGAGCATAAGATAGACTCTATCGACTGGGCTACCGTATCAACAACCAACACATTGGATGCTTACAACACCTATCTGCAGGAACATCCCAACGGAGAGCACGTGGACGAGGCTAAAGACGGTATTAAAAGTCTGAATGCCAAGACTATCCAACCGGAGGAGAAGCAGATGCTGAGTAGCTTGTTCCGCCATTTCTTCCAGAGCATAAACTCACGTGATGAAATAGCACTGACAAATACATGTGAGACTCTTATGACTTCTTTCTTAGGTAAAACTGACGCTACAAAGAATGACGTTGCGACTTTCCTTGACAAGATATGGAAAGACGATATGACCAACATGAATTGGCACATCAATAATGATTATGCCATTGACAAGAAAGAAGTGGGCGAAGGAGAATATGAATATACGGTAAAATTCTCTGCGGTTCAGACAAAGGAATTCGAGGATACATCAAAGAATGGGAAGAGTCTTTTCCGTATTAATGCCAAAGTCAGTCCCGATGATAAAATCAGTTCATTCAACATGGTGAAGATAGTTGAATAA
- a CDS encoding UxaA family hydrolase, producing MKQTAYLQMNKGDNVVVCLRPINAGEEIKIGNHAVQALRNTPAGHKILLCDTPKDKPIIKYGYPIGRAKENLKAGEWVNENNIQTNLSGTLEYEYHPAIKPLSIEQEDKSFKGFMRKNGEVGIRNEIWIVPTVGCVNGIAERLARQLEQETQLKGVNAIHAWHHNYGCSQLGADHENTRKVLRDICLHPNAGAVLVLSLGCENNQPEDFMKMLGNYDRERIQLLVTQRVEGDEVEEGMKILRKLYNTAAQDKREEVPVSKLRIGLKCGGSDGFSGITANPLVGEFSDWLIAQGGTTILTEVPEMFGAETILMNRCQTADLFQKTVHLINNFKEYFLSHGEPVGENPSPGNKAGGISTLEDKALGCTQKCGHAPVSGVLEYAERLKTNGLNLLSAPGNDLVASTALAASGCQMVLFTTGRGTPFGTFVPTMKISTNSQIFKSKQNWIDFNAGKLVEGVDMLTLRNDFIDKVIATANGEKVKNEMNGYREIAIFKNGVTL from the coding sequence ATGAAACAAACTGCTTATTTACAAATGAACAAAGGCGACAACGTTGTTGTCTGTCTGCGACCAATAAATGCGGGCGAAGAAATCAAAATCGGCAACCATGCTGTTCAAGCACTTAGGAATACTCCTGCCGGTCACAAAATCCTTCTATGTGATACGCCCAAAGATAAACCGATTATCAAATACGGATATCCTATTGGTCGTGCCAAAGAGAATTTGAAAGCCGGTGAATGGGTGAATGAGAACAATATACAAACGAACCTTTCCGGTACGCTGGAATATGAATATCATCCTGCGATAAAGCCACTTTCTATAGAACAGGAAGATAAATCTTTCAAAGGATTTATGCGTAAGAACGGTGAGGTTGGCATTCGAAATGAAATATGGATTGTACCGACTGTAGGCTGTGTAAATGGCATTGCAGAACGCCTTGCCCGTCAACTTGAACAGGAAACTCAGCTCAAAGGTGTTAATGCCATACATGCCTGGCACCATAATTATGGCTGTTCACAATTAGGAGCCGACCACGAAAACACACGTAAAGTGCTTCGCGATATCTGCCTACATCCTAATGCCGGAGCTGTTTTAGTGCTGTCATTGGGATGTGAAAACAATCAGCCCGAGGACTTTATGAAGATGTTGGGCAATTATGACAGAGAACGAATACAGCTTCTTGTGACCCAACGTGTGGAGGGAGATGAGGTTGAAGAAGGCATGAAAATCTTGAGAAAGCTATATAACACAGCAGCTCAAGACAAACGTGAAGAAGTCCCTGTCAGCAAACTCCGCATCGGTTTGAAGTGCGGTGGCAGTGACGGCTTCAGTGGAATAACAGCAAACCCACTCGTAGGAGAGTTCTCTGACTGGTTGATAGCACAGGGAGGAACAACGATCCTCACTGAAGTACCGGAAATGTTTGGGGCCGAAACCATTCTCATGAACCGTTGTCAGACAGCTGATTTATTTCAAAAAACGGTTCATCTGATTAATAATTTCAAAGAATATTTCCTCAGTCATGGTGAGCCTGTAGGTGAAAACCCTTCCCCGGGAAACAAGGCAGGTGGTATATCAACACTTGAAGATAAGGCTTTAGGCTGTACACAGAAATGCGGACATGCACCTGTCAGCGGTGTGCTTGAGTATGCAGAACGTTTGAAAACTAATGGGCTTAACCTGCTTTCTGCACCAGGAAATGACTTGGTTGCATCAACAGCATTGGCTGCTTCAGGCTGCCAAATGGTTTTATTCACAACAGGACGCGGTACTCCATTCGGCACTTTCGTGCCCACAATGAAAATAAGTACCAACTCACAAATCTTCAAATCAAAGCAGAACTGGATTGACTTTAATGCGGGAAAACTTGTGGAAGGTGTCGACATGCTGACTCTTCGAAATGATTTCATAGACAAGGTTATCGCTACTGCAAATGGAGAGAAAGTGAAAAACGAGATGAATGGATACAGAGAAATCGCCATATTCAAGAATGGTGTAACATTATAA
- a CDS encoding Na+/H+ antiporter NhaC family protein: MSTKKGLLALSPLFVLIVFILMFTIYSVDKEKNEPNLSLSVAFMLSSIYAIIISGGLPIKKRIDTFSRGAGASNLMLMLWIYVLAGAFAASAKSMGAIDATVNFTLNYLPSTMLLPGLFLAACFISISIGTSVGTVVALVPIAAGVAHSTDFNVAMMTAVIVGGAYFGDNLSFISDTTVVATQTQGCLMKDKFHVNSMIVAPAALIILVIYFFLGANVSTPATVPPVEYVKILPYLLVLIAAIAGMNVMAVLTLGLFLCGVIGIATGTYSIYGWFAAMGDGVLGMGELVIIAMMAGGMLEIIRENGGIDYIINKITNKVNGKRGAELAIATLVSFVNICTANNTVAILTVGSIAKKIGDRYGVDNRKAASILDTFSCCVQGLIPYGVQMLLAAGLSGVSPIQILPYLYYPMAIGFAAFMSIMLRYPKRFS, translated from the coding sequence TTGAGCACGAAAAAAGGACTTCTGGCACTATCGCCACTATTTGTATTGATTGTATTCATCCTGATGTTTACAATCTATTCGGTTGACAAAGAGAAGAACGAACCCAACCTTTCTCTCTCTGTAGCTTTCATGCTGTCAAGCATCTATGCTATCATTATATCGGGAGGACTGCCAATAAAGAAAAGGATTGATACCTTCAGTCGTGGTGCCGGTGCCAGTAACCTTATGCTCATGCTCTGGATTTATGTATTAGCCGGTGCTTTTGCTGCATCGGCTAAAAGTATGGGAGCCATTGATGCTACAGTCAATTTCACGCTGAATTACCTGCCAAGTACAATGCTCTTGCCTGGTCTTTTTCTTGCAGCTTGCTTTATTTCCATATCTATCGGCACGAGTGTCGGCACTGTTGTTGCACTTGTTCCAATAGCAGCGGGCGTGGCACACTCAACAGATTTCAATGTAGCTATGATGACTGCAGTGATTGTCGGAGGCGCATATTTCGGCGATAATCTGTCATTTATCTCCGACACTACAGTTGTTGCAACGCAGACACAAGGCTGTTTGATGAAGGATAAGTTTCATGTAAACTCAATGATTGTAGCTCCTGCTGCCCTGATTATCCTTGTCATCTATTTCTTTTTAGGAGCCAACGTCAGTACACCGGCAACAGTGCCACCCGTAGAATACGTCAAGATACTCCCCTATCTCCTTGTTCTGATAGCAGCAATTGCCGGAATGAACGTCATGGCTGTATTGACCTTAGGTCTTTTTCTTTGTGGAGTCATTGGCATAGCCACCGGTACTTACAGCATATATGGATGGTTTGCTGCAATGGGCGACGGTGTATTAGGCATGGGTGAACTCGTCATTATAGCGATGATGGCTGGCGGTATGCTTGAGATTATCCGCGAGAATGGAGGCATTGATTACATCATCAACAAGATTACCAATAAGGTAAATGGAAAACGTGGTGCCGAACTTGCCATAGCGACTCTTGTCTCCTTTGTCAATATCTGCACCGCAAACAATACAGTTGCCATATTGACCGTAGGCTCCATTGCCAAGAAAATAGGCGACAGATATGGCGTTGACAATCGGAAGGCTGCCAGTATTCTTGACACATTCTCCTGCTGTGTTCAAGGTCTTATCCCCTATGGTGTGCAGATGTTGTTGGCTGCCGGTCTGTCAGGAGTAAGCCCTATCCAAATTCTTCCTTATCTTTATTATCCCATGGCAATAGGCTTTGCTGCCTTCATGTCAATCATGTTACGATACCCCAAGAGATTTTCTTAA
- the gmd gene encoding GDP-mannose 4,6-dehydratase has protein sequence MNRKVALITGITGQDGSFLAEFLLEKGYEVHGTIRRSSVDYRERIAHLEGRPHFHLHYADLGDSMSILGVIGKVQPTEIYNLAAQSHVQVSFDSPEFTADVDAVGVLRVLEAVRQLGLTDSCRIYQASTSELYGKVEEVPQNENTPFHPYSPYAVAKQYGFWIVREYRDAYNMFCCSGILFNHESERRGETFVTRKITLAAARIKQGKQEKLYLGNLSSLRDWGYAKDYVECMWLILQNDKPEDFVIATGVQHSVRDFCYYAFKRVGIELEFTGEGMDEKGIDKATGKVLIEVSPDFYRPTDVVNLWGDPTKAKAELGWNPSKTSFEELVNLMVDSDMAKVASEGAAEKVRTNLAEYLEKGIVK, from the coding sequence ATGAATAGAAAAGTAGCACTTATAACAGGAATTACAGGACAGGACGGTTCCTTTTTGGCCGAATTCCTTTTGGAGAAAGGTTATGAAGTTCATGGCACAATTCGCCGATCATCAGTAGACTATCGCGAACGTATCGCCCACCTTGAAGGCCGCCCCCATTTCCATTTGCACTATGCAGACTTAGGAGATTCTATGAGTATACTTGGAGTAATCGGTAAAGTTCAACCTACAGAAATTTATAATCTGGCTGCACAAAGCCATGTACAGGTAAGCTTTGACTCACCGGAATTCACTGCTGATGTGGATGCAGTTGGCGTATTACGTGTGCTGGAAGCCGTGCGCCAATTAGGACTTACAGACAGCTGTCGCATCTATCAAGCAAGTACATCAGAACTTTATGGTAAGGTAGAAGAAGTTCCACAGAATGAAAACACACCATTCCATCCCTACAGTCCATACGCTGTTGCCAAACAATATGGTTTCTGGATTGTACGTGAATACCGTGATGCATACAACATGTTCTGCTGTTCAGGCATCCTGTTCAACCATGAAAGTGAACGCCGTGGAGAAACTTTCGTTACCAGAAAGATTACATTAGCAGCTGCCCGGATAAAACAAGGTAAGCAAGAGAAACTCTATTTAGGAAATCTAAGTTCATTGCGTGACTGGGGATATGCCAAAGATTACGTAGAGTGCATGTGGCTTATTCTGCAAAATGATAAGCCGGAGGACTTTGTCATAGCAACAGGAGTACAACATAGCGTACGAGATTTCTGCTACTATGCTTTCAAACGTGTAGGCATAGAATTAGAGTTCACAGGTGAAGGTATGGACGAAAAAGGCATTGACAAAGCAACGGGTAAAGTGCTGATAGAAGTCAGTCCCGACTTCTATCGCCCTACAGATGTAGTAAACTTGTGGGGTGATCCCACCAAGGCAAAGGCAGAGTTGGGCTGGAACCCTAGCAAAACCAGCTTCGAGGAATTAGTCAATCTTATGGTAGACAGCGACATGGCCAAGGTTGCTTCTGAAGGTGCAGCTGAAAAAGTAAGAACAAATTTGGCTGAATATTTGGAGAAAGGTATTGTCAAATAG
- a CDS encoding mannose-1-phosphate guanylyltransferase: MTDKRNHIVIMAGGIGSRFWPMSTTECPKQFIDVLGVGRSLLQLTYDRFQGICLPENIWIVTNKKYLELCREQLPDVPTENILLEPCRRNTAPCIAYVSWRIKSKNPKANVVVTPSDHIVTDTVEFQRVITSCLKFTGETDAIVTLGMKPNRPETGYGYIQADLSVSSPRNKEIFRVDSFREKPDIETAKKYVQQNNFFWNAGVFIWSVSTIVNAFRVYQPAISKVFEGMEHIYGTPEEQENIDKCYPECENISVDYAIMEKAEEIFVCPADFGWSDLGTWGSLVEQSKKDLYGNSLIGNDIRLYDSHNCIVHTMNEKQVIIQGLDGYIIAENDNRLLICKLSEEQRIKQFSEQK; this comes from the coding sequence ATGACAGATAAAAGAAATCACATAGTTATCATGGCCGGAGGCATAGGCAGTCGCTTCTGGCCCATGAGTACAACAGAATGCCCCAAGCAGTTTATTGATGTGCTTGGAGTAGGCCGTTCTCTGCTCCAATTGACCTATGACCGCTTTCAAGGCATATGTTTACCTGAAAACATATGGATAGTAACCAATAAAAAATACTTAGAACTCTGTCGTGAGCAGTTGCCGGATGTTCCTACAGAAAATATTTTGTTAGAACCATGTCGGCGCAATACGGCTCCATGTATTGCATACGTCAGCTGGCGAATTAAATCAAAGAATCCCAAAGCCAATGTTGTTGTAACGCCCAGCGACCATATTGTTACTGACACCGTTGAATTTCAGCGTGTCATCACTTCATGTCTGAAATTCACTGGCGAAACCGATGCTATCGTAACATTGGGTATGAAACCTAATCGTCCGGAGACGGGCTATGGCTATATACAGGCTGATTTATCGGTATCCTCTCCACGCAACAAAGAGATTTTCCGTGTAGATTCTTTCCGGGAAAAACCAGATATTGAAACAGCAAAGAAGTATGTTCAACAGAATAATTTCTTCTGGAATGCAGGTGTATTTATCTGGAGTGTCAGTACAATAGTCAATGCTTTCAGAGTATATCAGCCTGCGATATCCAAGGTTTTTGAGGGCATGGAACATATCTATGGCACTCCAGAAGAACAGGAAAACATTGATAAATGCTATCCGGAATGTGAGAACATCTCTGTAGACTATGCCATTATGGAGAAGGCTGAAGAGATATTCGTATGCCCTGCTGACTTTGGCTGGAGCGATCTTGGCACTTGGGGAAGCTTAGTTGAACAAAGTAAAAAAGATCTTTATGGAAACAGCTTGATTGGCAATGACATTCGTTTATATGATTCTCACAATTGCATTGTCCACACGATGAACGAAAAACAAGTTATTATACAAGGGCTTGATGGCTATATCATTGCCGAGAATGACAACCGTTTATTAATCTGCAAACTTTCAGAAGAGCAACGCATCAAGCAGTTTTCTGAGCAAAAATAA
- a CDS encoding glycoside hydrolase family 25 protein: MRLKKLYSIAFFTFFTSMVMNAQNYIQCEDTCTHVHGIDLSHYQGDVFWETVGDNSKMAYVYLKATEGGDRIDHKYESNIELAHKYGLKVGSYHFFRPKTDLNKQLLNFMTQCRPSEQDLIPMIDIETKSGLGTEEFCDSLFKFLHMVEKAYNQKPLLYTFVNFYNNYLLGKIDDYKLMIAQYTQRIPVLADDRDYTIWQYTGKGRINGVNGYVDKSRFMDKHSLREIKFKH; this comes from the coding sequence ATGAGATTAAAAAAATTATATTCAATAGCCTTCTTTACTTTTTTCACATCCATGGTCATGAATGCTCAAAACTACATTCAGTGTGAAGACACATGCACCCACGTACATGGGATTGATTTAAGCCACTATCAAGGAGATGTTTTCTGGGAGACTGTGGGAGACAATTCAAAGATGGCTTATGTCTATTTGAAAGCAACCGAGGGCGGTGACCGCATTGACCATAAATACGAAAGCAATATCGAACTGGCTCATAAATATGGGCTAAAAGTGGGTTCATACCATTTCTTCCGCCCCAAAACCGATCTCAACAAACAATTACTCAATTTCATGACACAGTGTCGTCCAAGCGAACAGGATTTAATTCCTATGATAGATATTGAGACGAAGAGCGGACTTGGCACTGAAGAATTCTGCGATTCTCTGTTCAAGTTCCTTCATATGGTCGAGAAAGCTTATAACCAGAAGCCGTTACTCTACACCTTTGTCAACTTCTACAACAACTATCTATTAGGGAAAATTGACGATTACAAGCTGATGATTGCACAATATACGCAACGCATACCCGTATTAGCAGATGATCGCGACTACACCATATGGCAATACACCGGTAAAGGAAGAATCAATGGCGTCAATGGATATGTGGACAAAAGTCGCTTTATGGATAAGCACAGCCTGCGTGAAATTAAATTCAAACACTAA
- a CDS encoding NAD(+) synthase, giving the protein MNYGFIKVASAIPSVKVGDVKYNTLQIENLIVQAESRGVEIIVFPELSITGYTCQDLFRQTLLLDATDTAVMMLLDFSRKLNVISIVGAPILVGNLLLNCALVIQQGEILGIIPKTYLPNYNEFYEKRWFTSSQDLRPTEIRYAGHKLLVSADPKLFVTSQGVKFGVEICEDVWAPIPPSNHLALSGADIIFNLSATNELIGKHKYLKSLLAQQSARMMSGYVYSSCGFGESTQDVVYGGNALIYENGVLLAEGERFSLTPQLVVSQIDVERLRVERSNNTTFVNAQRQGIMNGSEVLCHGIDAKTDFCLERTIEPCPFIPQDDGLTTSCEEIFNIQVLGLAKRFVHTGCKHVVLGISGGLDSTLALLVCIRTFDKLQMDRKGIIGVTMPGFGTTDRTYQNAIQLMESLKITIREIPIAKSVTQHFEDIGHDMTVHDVTYENGQARERTQILMDLSNQVGGMVIGTGDLSELALGWATYNGDHMSMYGVNASVPKTLIQYLMRYVATTMSSRVSDILMDIIDTPISPELIPADAGNTICQKTEDLVGPYELHDFFLYYFLRFGFRPRKIFMLAQKAFAGHYDDEVIKKWLTTFCRRFFSQQFKRSCLPDGPKVGSVSLSPRGDWRMPSDATSALWLKECEEL; this is encoded by the coding sequence ATGAATTACGGATTTATCAAAGTTGCCAGTGCCATACCTTCCGTGAAGGTGGGCGATGTGAAATACAATACTTTGCAGATTGAAAATCTCATAGTACAGGCCGAAAGTCGTGGAGTTGAGATTATTGTTTTTCCAGAACTGTCTATAACAGGTTATACCTGTCAGGACCTCTTCCGTCAGACCCTTCTGCTTGATGCCACGGATACAGCAGTGATGATGCTTCTTGATTTCTCGCGTAAGCTGAATGTCATTTCCATTGTTGGTGCTCCAATCCTTGTCGGCAATCTGCTTTTGAATTGTGCTTTAGTTATTCAGCAAGGCGAAATCCTCGGCATTATTCCAAAGACTTATCTTCCAAACTATAATGAGTTCTATGAGAAACGATGGTTTACCTCATCACAGGATTTGCGTCCTACGGAAATTCGGTATGCAGGTCATAAGTTACTTGTCTCTGCAGATCCGAAACTCTTTGTTACCTCTCAGGGGGTAAAATTTGGTGTTGAAATTTGTGAAGATGTGTGGGCTCCTATTCCCCCAAGCAATCACCTGGCGCTTTCGGGGGCAGATATTATTTTTAACCTTTCGGCAACTAATGAACTGATTGGTAAGCACAAATATCTCAAGAGTCTGTTGGCCCAGCAGAGTGCACGGATGATGAGTGGCTATGTTTATAGCAGTTGCGGATTTGGCGAGAGCACTCAAGATGTGGTATATGGAGGTAATGCACTCATTTATGAAAATGGTGTGTTGTTAGCTGAAGGAGAGCGCTTTTCCCTTACTCCTCAGTTAGTAGTGTCGCAGATTGATGTGGAGCGTCTTCGTGTCGAACGTTCTAATAACACAACATTTGTCAATGCTCAGCGCCAGGGTATAATGAATGGCAGCGAAGTCTTGTGCCACGGCATTGATGCCAAGACCGATTTTTGTTTAGAACGCACCATTGAACCTTGTCCATTTATCCCCCAAGATGACGGATTGACGACTTCCTGTGAAGAGATATTCAATATCCAAGTGCTTGGCTTAGCTAAACGATTTGTGCATACCGGTTGCAAACATGTTGTATTGGGGATTAGCGGCGGACTTGATTCAACACTGGCCTTGTTGGTATGCATCCGTACATTTGATAAGTTGCAGATGGATCGCAAGGGAATCATTGGGGTCACGATGCCTGGCTTTGGAACAACAGATCGCACCTATCAGAATGCAATTCAATTAATGGAAAGCCTGAAGATCACAATTCGCGAAATTCCGATAGCCAAGAGTGTCACGCAGCATTTTGAGGATATCGGCCATGATATGACTGTTCATGATGTAACCTATGAGAATGGGCAAGCTCGCGAACGGACACAAATACTGATGGATTTAAGCAATCAGGTCGGTGGTATGGTGATTGGCACAGGCGATCTTTCGGAGTTAGCTTTAGGCTGGGCCACTTATAACGGTGACCATATGAGCATGTATGGAGTCAATGCAAGTGTGCCAAAAACATTGATACAGTATCTCATGCGTTATGTGGCGACAACAATGTCAAGTAGGGTTTCTGATATCCTTATGGATATAATCGACACCCCAATCAGCCCGGAACTGATACCTGCTGATGCGGGCAATACTATTTGTCAAAAGACAGAAGACCTTGTAGGCCCCTATGAACTGCATGACTTCTTTCTCTATTATTTCTTGCGTTTCGGTTTTCGTCCACGCAAAATATTTATGTTGGCACAGAAAGCCTTTGCAGGTCATTATGATGACGAGGTGATTAAGAAATGGCTGACAACATTCTGTCGTCGTTTTTTCAGCCAGCAGTTCAAGCGTAGTTGTCTGCCTGATGGCCCGAAAGTTGGCAGTGTCAGCCTTAGTCCGCGTGGTGATTGGCGCATGCCGAGCGATGCAACGAGTGCATTGTGGTTAAAGGAATGTGAGGAACTTTGA